The Ignavibacteriales bacterium genome includes a window with the following:
- a CDS encoding DinB family protein — protein sequence MTQNEIQMLYDYDKWADLKLLEVIAMLAKDQYKKDLASSFGGIHGTLVHILSADKVWFARWTGKIPVLLKAEDFPTVEVVKKQWDAYHCEMSNFVRSLTEEKLNDQMPYTDFKGNSYTHPLFQQMQHKVNHSSYHRGQVVTMLRQMGEKVVSTDMINYIRQKETRG from the coding sequence ATGACACAAAATGAGATTCAAATGTTGTACGACTATGATAAGTGGGCGGATTTGAAACTGCTCGAAGTGATTGCGATGCTAGCCAAAGATCAGTACAAGAAAGATCTCGCATCCAGTTTCGGCGGAATACATGGAACCCTTGTACATATCCTTTCTGCTGATAAAGTATGGTTCGCCCGTTGGACTGGGAAGATACCTGTGCTGTTGAAAGCAGAAGATTTCCCGACAGTCGAAGTTGTAAAAAAACAGTGGGATGCTTACCATTGCGAGATGAGTAACTTTGTGCGGAGTCTCACCGAGGAGAAATTAAACGATCAGATGCCTTACACTGATTTTAAAGGCAATTCATATACTCACCCGCTTTTCCAGCAAATGCAGCATAAAGTGAATCATTCTTCCTATCATAGGGGACAAGTGGTGACGATGCTGAGGCAGATGGGAGAAAAAGTTGTTAGCACAGATATGATTAATTACATTAGACAAAAGGAAACTCGTGGCTGA
- a CDS encoding PP2C family protein-serine/threonine phosphatase: protein MNQRRLYRTIESFAPEQFKTEKDLLKHVLNEIVKSEDILLKGGRLWQYEPSTESYRLFHQIGQIERLDPGYRIQVSRYPMFQHLTEQRSIIANETDGYLRKKGIVKYSATGVGDKMPYRNGTVYQYILAFNSDFFDQDLLPNLNVISLAVTSVLRSKRIEQKARLLEQDIDKAREIQLGILPDPFLHFYFYDIYGISVPDRIVGGDFFDYLFADEVKDRLMIVVGDAASKGFRAAAQALYVVGALRMGIAHQTKTAALMSGINKIVNRSFAEEQFVSMFYAELTDGAKGLLLYANAGHNSPMVYHAQDKSIELLEPTGLILGPFPRGNYRVESTMLKKGDVAVIYTDGITEAQRSDGMPYGEKHLAENIQKLAAKGAKEICKSLIEDVELFAEGAEYSDDRTIVVIKRVN from the coding sequence ATGAATCAACGAAGATTATATCGAACTATCGAAAGTTTCGCTCCTGAACAATTCAAAACAGAAAAAGATTTGCTCAAACACGTTCTCAATGAAATCGTCAAGAGCGAAGACATTCTTCTCAAGGGGGGGCGACTTTGGCAGTACGAACCATCCACCGAATCGTACCGTCTTTTTCACCAGATCGGGCAAATTGAACGGCTCGACCCGGGTTATCGCATTCAAGTTTCACGGTACCCGATGTTCCAGCACCTGACGGAACAGCGTTCCATCATTGCAAATGAAACCGACGGGTATCTTCGGAAAAAAGGAATTGTAAAATATTCTGCGACAGGTGTCGGCGATAAAATGCCCTATCGTAACGGAACGGTCTATCAATATATTTTAGCATTTAATTCGGATTTTTTCGATCAAGATCTTCTTCCTAACCTCAACGTTATCAGCCTTGCAGTCACATCTGTTCTCCGCAGCAAGCGTATCGAACAAAAAGCTCGACTGCTGGAGCAGGATATCGACAAAGCACGGGAAATTCAATTAGGCATTTTACCAGATCCATTTCTTCATTTTTACTTCTATGATATTTATGGAATTTCTGTGCCGGACAGGATCGTCGGTGGAGATTTCTTTGATTATCTCTTTGCAGACGAGGTAAAAGATCGTTTGATGATTGTCGTGGGCGATGCGGCGAGCAAAGGATTCCGTGCTGCGGCGCAGGCGTTGTATGTTGTCGGCGCCTTGCGGATGGGAATTGCGCATCAAACGAAAACTGCCGCATTGATGTCAGGGATCAATAAAATTGTGAATCGTTCATTTGCTGAAGAACAATTTGTTTCGATGTTCTATGCCGAGCTGACAGACGGCGCGAAGGGATTGCTCCTGTATGCGAACGCCGGACACAATAGTCCGATGGTGTATCACGCACAAGATAAAAGCATTGAGTTGTTAGAACCGACGGGACTCATTCTTGGTCCTTTCCCCCGCGGCAATTATCGCGTGGAAAGCACCATGCTGAAAAAAGGAGATGTCGCCGTGATTTACACCGACGGTATTACTGAAGCACAACGGAGTGATGGTATGCCGTATGGAGAAAAGCACTTAGCGGAAAATATACAGAAGCTTGCGGCTAAGGGAGCGAAGGAGATATGTAAATCATTAATTGAGGATGTTGAACTCTTTGCAGAAGGTGCAGAATATTCAGACGACCGAACTATTGTCGTCATTAAACGAGTCAATTGA
- the surE gene encoding 5'/3'-nucleotidase SurE codes for MKPKRKLSILVSNDDGIDAPGIYALVQEMKKIGTVTVVAPDKQQSAVGHAITMNYPLRVKEFKKDGKFFGYAVQGTPADCVKLAVRAILKHEPDLVVSGVNHGSNTAISIIYSGTVSAATEGTILGIPSIAVSLTTYAPADFRYAAKFARKLALLIGKRGLPPSTLLNVNVPPLKAKEIKGVLITRQGKAVWNDTFDHRRDPNNREYYWLTGGLEEVDKDLEFDEAAVRSNYISVTPIQYDLTDYKMFETMKKWGIGKIK; via the coding sequence ATGAAACCAAAACGTAAACTCAGTATTCTTGTTTCCAACGATGACGGCATTGATGCTCCGGGTATTTATGCACTGGTACAAGAAATGAAAAAGATCGGTACCGTAACGGTTGTGGCACCGGACAAACAACAAAGTGCCGTCGGTCATGCTATCACGATGAATTATCCCTTGCGTGTCAAAGAATTCAAGAAGGACGGAAAGTTCTTTGGGTATGCTGTGCAAGGTACTCCCGCGGATTGTGTCAAGCTTGCCGTCCGCGCAATTCTTAAACATGAACCAGATTTGGTCGTCTCCGGTGTAAATCATGGTTCCAACACTGCGATAAGTATTATTTATTCCGGTACGGTTTCGGCTGCGACTGAAGGAACAATTCTCGGTATTCCGTCTATCGCGGTTTCGTTGACCACGTACGCACCGGCAGATTTTCGGTATGCGGCGAAATTTGCCCGAAAACTTGCTTTGCTCATCGGCAAACGCGGGCTTCCGCCAAGCACGTTGCTTAATGTCAACGTTCCTCCCTTGAAGGCGAAAGAAATCAAAGGCGTGCTTATTACTCGGCAAGGCAAAGCAGTGTGGAATGATACGTTCGATCATCGGCGAGATCCGAATAATCGCGAATACTACTGGCTTACCGGCGGATTAGAAGAAGTAGATAAGGATTTAGAATTTGATGAAGCGGCAGTACGCAGCAATTATATTTCTGTCACTCCTATTCAATATGATCTCACAGATTATAAAATGTTTGAAACGATGAAGAAGTGGGGAATAGGAAAGATTAAATAA
- the mutS gene encoding DNA mismatch repair protein MutS, protein MSTPLMKQYQQVKAKYPDTILLFRMGDFFETFDEDAKITSKVLGIVLTKRGNGASGETPLAGFPHHALDAYLPKLLRAGYRVAICEQMEDPKFAKGIVKRDVVEVMSPGVAFSDKVLEEKQNNYLAAIALPSPLATSEDRIGFAFIDVSTGEFGLSEFPLKQLFEQANNLQPQELLVQKRDLETIKTLLGERFRVLYTKVDDWVYNADYAYELLVNHFKTQSLKGFGIEEMRIGTIAAGAVMNYLQETQKTNILHIKKIVPHDVSEYMLLDISTKRNLEITTNISGQPEGTLYAIIDRTCTPMGGRMLKQWINRPLKRLEPIQARLTAVQEMVTNESTRSRIREELDHIGDLERLIAKIATGRANPREVNQLKAMLELIPNLKSQISNLKNQTLVVLNNNLDSLADLVSAIDKAIADDPPIALVDGGVIQNGYNAELDEIRALAYGAKDWVAKHQQSERERTGISSLKISFNNVFGYFIEVTNTHRDKVPDNYIRKQTLTNAERFVTPELKEYEEKILHAEEKILALETRLFNELRKMITEHAETIQTNAYAIATLDCFVSLADVAVENKYTCPIVDDSLCITIQEGRHPVIEKLLPPGEHYTPNNTLLDTASDQILIITGPNMSGKSSYLRQVGLNVLLAQIGSFVPAASARIGIVDRIYTRVGASDNIASGESTFLVEMHEAANIVNTATERSLILLDEIGRGTSTFDGISIAWALTEYLHERIGAKTLFATHYHELNELADLFTRIKNYKVDVREYGDKVIFLHKVMPGFADHSYGIQVAQMAGLPEEVTERAKQVLKNLESSELVVRTREKKEMKYAKSNGEVQLAMFEVKDDKLREELVNLDIEHMTPLEALQILAILKSKIETKD, encoded by the coding sequence ATGTCAACTCCATTAATGAAACAATACCAGCAGGTGAAGGCGAAGTATCCGGATACGATACTTCTCTTCAGAATGGGCGACTTCTTTGAGACGTTCGATGAAGATGCAAAGATAACATCCAAAGTTCTGGGTATTGTGTTGACCAAACGTGGTAATGGCGCTTCCGGTGAAACACCGCTGGCTGGATTTCCGCATCACGCTCTCGATGCGTATCTTCCCAAACTTCTACGTGCTGGTTATCGCGTGGCTATCTGCGAGCAGATGGAAGATCCAAAATTTGCCAAAGGCATCGTCAAACGTGATGTGGTTGAAGTGATGTCGCCAGGTGTAGCGTTCTCGGATAAAGTGTTAGAAGAGAAACAAAATAACTATCTCGCTGCAATTGCACTGCCATCCCCGCTCGCAACAAGTGAAGATCGGATTGGATTCGCTTTCATTGATGTTTCCACAGGAGAATTCGGGCTGAGTGAATTTCCGCTGAAACAACTTTTTGAACAGGCGAACAATTTACAACCGCAAGAATTACTGGTGCAGAAGCGTGATCTGGAGACGATTAAAACATTGCTCGGCGAACGTTTTCGTGTACTCTATACAAAAGTGGACGATTGGGTTTACAACGCAGATTATGCTTACGAGCTTCTCGTCAATCATTTCAAAACTCAATCACTGAAAGGTTTCGGCATCGAAGAAATGCGTATCGGCACAATTGCAGCTGGTGCAGTGATGAATTATTTACAGGAAACACAGAAGACAAACATTCTGCACATAAAAAAAATTGTGCCGCATGATGTAAGTGAGTATATGCTGTTGGACATTTCAACGAAACGCAATCTTGAAATTACCACCAACATCTCTGGGCAACCCGAAGGCACTCTGTATGCCATCATTGATCGTACATGTACGCCCATGGGCGGGAGAATGCTGAAGCAGTGGATCAATCGTCCGTTAAAACGATTAGAGCCGATACAAGCGCGGCTTACTGCGGTGCAGGAAATGGTAACGAATGAATCAACACGGAGCAGAATTCGGGAAGAATTAGATCATATCGGCGATTTGGAAAGACTGATTGCAAAAATTGCCACTGGCAGAGCGAATCCGCGGGAAGTGAATCAGTTAAAGGCAATGCTGGAACTGATCCCAAATCTTAAATCCCAAATCTCAAATCTGAAAAACCAGACACTCGTGGTGCTGAATAATAACCTTGATTCGCTCGCTGATCTTGTTTCCGCCATTGATAAAGCAATTGCAGATGATCCGCCGATTGCATTGGTAGACGGCGGCGTGATTCAGAATGGTTATAACGCGGAGTTGGATGAAATTCGAGCATTGGCGTATGGGGCGAAAGATTGGGTGGCAAAGCATCAGCAATCGGAGCGCGAACGCACAGGTATTTCATCGCTCAAGATTAGTTTCAATAATGTGTTTGGTTATTTTATTGAGGTGACGAATACACACAGGGATAAGGTGCCCGATAATTACATTCGTAAGCAGACGCTGACAAATGCTGAACGCTTTGTAACTCCGGAATTGAAGGAATATGAAGAAAAGATTCTTCATGCAGAAGAAAAAATTCTTGCACTCGAAACGCGTCTCTTCAATGAACTGCGTAAAATGATTACTGAACATGCAGAGACAATTCAAACAAACGCGTATGCAATCGCAACGTTGGATTGTTTTGTGTCGCTTGCCGATGTAGCGGTAGAGAATAAATATACCTGCCCCATTGTGGATGATTCGCTCTGTATAACGATTCAAGAAGGGCGGCATCCGGTAATCGAAAAACTATTACCGCCAGGTGAGCACTATACGCCAAATAATACTCTGCTCGATACGGCATCGGATCAGATACTCATTATCACCGGCCCCAATATGAGCGGCAAGTCGAGTTATTTGCGGCAGGTTGGGTTGAATGTTTTGCTTGCGCAAATTGGAAGTTTTGTCCCCGCTGCATCAGCCCGCATAGGGATTGTGGATAGAATTTATACGCGTGTCGGTGCGAGCGACAACATTGCATCAGGTGAAAGTACTTTTTTGGTGGAAATGCACGAAGCAGCGAATATTGTCAACACGGCGACGGAGCGCAGTCTCATTCTTCTTGATGAAATTGGGCGCGGGACGAGCACGTTCGATGGTATCAGTATCGCATGGGCGCTGACGGAGTATTTGCATGAACGAATTGGCGCCAAGACACTTTTTGCAACGCATTATCACGAATTAAACGAACTCGCCGATCTTTTTACACGCATCAAGAACTACAAAGTAGATGTGCGCGAGTATGGTGATAAAGTAATATTTCTTCATAAAGTGATGCCGGGATTTGCCGATCACTCGTATGGAATTCAAGTAGCGCAAATGGCAGGTTTACCGGAAGAAGTAACAGAACGTGCGAAGCAAGTATTGAAAAATTTGGAAAGCTCGGAATTGGTGGTGAGAACAAGAGAGAAAAAAGAAATGAAATATGCGAAGAGCAATGGAGAAGTGCAATTAGCAATGTTTGAAGTGAAAGACGACAAGTTGCGCGAGGAACTCGTCAATCTCGATATTGAACACATGACTCCGCTGGAAGCACTTCAGATATTAGCGATATTGAAGAGTAAAATAGAAACGAAGGACTAA
- a CDS encoding DUF3109 family protein, giving the protein MAEKLLKILQKHKLGHIPELHVDPEILTQRFSPNSSMCHCNGTCCTEGVLLDVKEKELILAHADMIKKYLEPEQEKDAAKWFDNNIEHDSDFPSGKCDGTAVQGNSCVFLCSKGLCALQKTAMAEGMDKFALKPFYCIAFPITIDEHVLTTYEPEFTNRRQCCSIVADGPMTVLDVCREEFEYILGTEGLKEIEELFHEEPSLSLASTL; this is encoded by the coding sequence GTGGCTGAAAAACTTTTAAAGATATTACAGAAGCATAAACTTGGACATATCCCTGAACTGCACGTTGACCCGGAAATCCTTACTCAACGTTTTTCACCTAACAGTTCGATGTGTCACTGCAATGGCACTTGTTGTACGGAAGGAGTGCTCCTTGATGTGAAAGAGAAAGAATTGATTCTTGCACACGCCGACATGATTAAAAAGTACCTCGAACCAGAACAGGAAAAAGATGCCGCAAAATGGTTCGATAATAACATCGAACATGATTCTGATTTTCCTTCCGGCAAGTGCGATGGGACGGCAGTGCAAGGGAACAGCTGCGTTTTTCTATGCAGCAAAGGTCTCTGTGCCTTACAAAAGACTGCGATGGCGGAAGGGATGGATAAATTTGCATTGAAACCATTTTACTGCATCGCTTTTCCAATCACGATAGATGAACACGTGCTGACAACGTATGAACCGGAATTTACGAATCGGCGGCAGTGCTGCAGTATAGTTGCTGATGGTCCGATGACGGTACTTGATGTATGTCGTGAAGAATTTGAATATATTCTTGGAACTGAGGGATTAAAGGAGATTGAGGAATTGTTTCATGAGGAGCCCTCGCTCTCGCTTGCGAGTACACTATGA